A section of the Leminorella richardii genome encodes:
- a CDS encoding HAL/PAL/TAL family ammonia-lyase has product MKNKTTTTLNACALAIGVMFSGNLLAQEAVVLNGKNLTLEDAWAIAAQGKTVKIDAAAMEKMKRSNALLMLAAEQGVPVYGLTVGVGLNKDKSLFDAHGKLSPDVLAASRDFNRNALRAHGAGVGPDMPVDLVRMSMVIRLNTMLTGATGAQPYVAELYAAFLNKGITPVVPSQGSVGEADITLASHIGDAMMGEWRVIVNQQTIPAAEALKNAGLTPLDPVGKDALSILSTNSISTAYSAKAIMNAKQIVGITPAVFGLSLEGLNGNVSPILPQSVSVRPFPGLADSAKSIRDTLTGSYLWQPNEKRPLQDPLSYRTTVFVLNEAQRDLANAQEMLSIQMNSSDDNPAVILDASEEYAQNGQVKQYYVKGKDIKGAIYPTANFEPLPLALAVQKLSVSLGHLSHNSVQRTLHLSDDHFTGLSRFLTAEGNSGHAFGAIQKPQVALHSENVDLANPVSLDGQVMAGTIEDTFTNNLYASQRLQRIVDNMAAIYSLELLHSTQAIDLRKIAMPEITMGQQTQALYQAYRKAVPFVDRDRIYSDDIKNGAALVADYPVQK; this is encoded by the coding sequence ATGAAAAACAAGACGACTACAACCCTCAATGCTTGCGCCCTGGCTATCGGCGTGATGTTTAGTGGAAACCTTTTGGCACAGGAAGCAGTAGTACTTAACGGAAAAAACCTGACGCTGGAAGACGCATGGGCCATCGCAGCGCAGGGAAAAACCGTTAAAATTGACGCCGCCGCGATGGAAAAAATGAAGCGTTCCAACGCTCTGCTGATGCTGGCCGCTGAGCAAGGCGTGCCGGTATACGGGCTGACTGTCGGCGTCGGTTTAAACAAAGATAAATCGCTGTTTGACGCTCACGGCAAGCTAAGCCCAGACGTACTGGCAGCCTCCCGTGATTTCAACCGCAACGCGCTGCGCGCCCACGGTGCAGGCGTTGGGCCGGATATGCCTGTAGATCTGGTCAGAATGTCGATGGTTATTCGCCTAAATACCATGCTGACAGGCGCTACCGGTGCCCAGCCGTACGTTGCTGAACTGTATGCCGCTTTTCTTAACAAGGGCATTACTCCCGTAGTTCCCTCTCAAGGCTCAGTAGGTGAAGCAGATATTACTCTGGCTTCCCACATCGGCGACGCCATGATGGGTGAATGGCGAGTTATCGTTAATCAGCAAACGATCCCAGCCGCTGAAGCGCTAAAAAATGCCGGCCTCACGCCACTCGATCCTGTCGGCAAAGACGCCCTCTCAATACTTTCGACTAACTCTATTTCTACGGCCTATTCCGCAAAGGCCATTATGAACGCCAAACAAATCGTTGGCATCACGCCCGCGGTCTTTGGTCTAAGCCTTGAGGGGCTAAACGGCAACGTGTCGCCAATCCTACCGCAGAGCGTTTCTGTTCGCCCTTTCCCTGGCCTAGCCGACAGCGCCAAGTCTATTCGCGATACTCTAACGGGTTCCTATCTGTGGCAGCCTAACGAAAAGCGCCCGCTTCAGGATCCTCTGTCGTATCGCACCACGGTCTTTGTCCTCAACGAAGCGCAGCGCGATCTGGCTAATGCTCAGGAAATGCTGTCCATTCAGATGAACAGCTCGGACGACAACCCGGCGGTTATTCTAGACGCCAGTGAAGAATACGCCCAGAACGGCCAAGTGAAGCAGTACTATGTGAAGGGCAAAGACATCAAAGGCGCTATCTACCCCACCGCTAACTTTGAACCTCTGCCGCTAGCGCTGGCGGTGCAGAAGCTGTCCGTCTCGCTGGGCCATCTGTCCCATAACAGCGTGCAGAGAACCCTGCACCTGTCCGATGACCACTTCACCGGCTTAAGCCGCTTCCTGACGGCTGAAGGAAACAGCGGTCACGCCTTCGGCGCGATTCAAAAGCCTCAGGTCGCCCTGCACTCAGAAAACGTCGATCTGGCTAACCCGGTTTCTCTCGACGGTCAGGTTATGGCAGGCACTATCGAAGACACCTTTACCAACAACCTGTACGCCTCTCAGCGTCTACAGCGCATCGTTGACAACATGGCGGCCATCTACAGCCTAGAGCTACTGCACTCCACTCAGGCTATCGATCTTCGCAAAATCGCCATGCCAGAGATAACCATGGGGCAACAAACTCAGGCGCTGTATCAGGCCTATCGTAAAGCAGTGCCGTTCGTCGATCGGGATCGTATCTACAGCGATGACATCAAAAACGGTGCGGCTCTGGTTGCCGACTATCCGGTTCAGAAATAG
- a CDS encoding flavocytochrome c translates to MSHSKKRPSTRREFLTKGALLATGSLVGLAMPSAQAAPVTVSVPETVSGGRTRFHQVYDVIVVGSGFAGLAAALEAKSHGLDVLVIEKMAVYGGNSTINGGAFAVAGSPLQKEAGIEDSPELMYKDMLKAGRGLNHHDILQVLVNGTQEAYEFTIKHGVRYKPFVQHFGGHSVPRTLQTVESSGAGIVMPLRNSAQKLGVIFKNRCKFDAFIQDDKRRVIGIQAKDDYRFPDENSGSVRNYGARYGVIMCNGGFGNDLRFRQIQDPQLVSDIDTTNHPGATAEGLLAMLGIGATPVQLDLIQLGPWSSPDEKGFGNVSQFNTIAGYPMGIMVDVRTGKRFTNELADRKAREDAILAQRDADGKPVYPVCFTNLEGAKQAQSLPAALKYNVAWQFNTLKELADHFSIPYDGLQKEVDAYNLAVKNGGGDPLGKDVSRAISLAEGPYVAVRVWPKVHYTMGGVQINASGQVLNALNGEPIAGLYAAGEVTGGPHGASRLGSCAIADGLVLGRVAGAHAATQTATPLFDLNA, encoded by the coding sequence ATGAGTCACAGCAAGAAACGCCCCTCAACGCGCCGCGAATTCTTAACCAAAGGCGCACTTCTGGCGACAGGGAGTCTGGTGGGGCTGGCGATGCCCTCAGCACAGGCGGCGCCGGTTACCGTCAGCGTGCCGGAAACCGTTAGCGGCGGCCGAACCCGCTTTCACCAAGTCTATGACGTTATCGTGGTCGGCAGCGGCTTTGCAGGGCTTGCCGCCGCGCTGGAGGCCAAAAGTCACGGCCTCGATGTGTTAGTCATTGAGAAAATGGCGGTTTACGGCGGTAACTCCACCATAAACGGCGGCGCGTTTGCTGTGGCTGGCTCTCCGCTGCAAAAAGAAGCGGGGATCGAAGACTCCCCCGAGCTGATGTACAAGGACATGCTAAAGGCCGGACGCGGCCTAAATCATCACGACATTCTTCAGGTGCTGGTCAATGGCACTCAGGAAGCCTACGAGTTCACCATCAAGCACGGCGTTCGCTATAAGCCGTTTGTTCAGCACTTCGGCGGGCACTCTGTTCCCCGCACGCTGCAAACCGTTGAAAGCTCCGGCGCAGGCATTGTGATGCCGCTGCGCAACTCCGCCCAAAAGCTCGGGGTGATCTTTAAGAACCGCTGTAAGTTCGACGCCTTTATTCAGGACGATAAGCGGCGAGTGATTGGCATTCAAGCAAAAGACGACTACCGTTTTCCCGATGAAAACAGCGGCTCAGTCAGAAACTACGGTGCCCGCTACGGCGTCATCATGTGTAACGGCGGTTTCGGTAACGACCTGCGTTTTCGTCAGATCCAAGACCCGCAGCTGGTCAGCGATATCGACACTACCAACCATCCCGGCGCTACCGCAGAAGGCCTGCTCGCTATGCTGGGGATAGGTGCTACACCGGTTCAGCTGGATTTAATTCAGCTTGGCCCTTGGTCATCGCCTGATGAAAAAGGCTTTGGCAACGTGTCGCAGTTCAACACTATCGCCGGCTACCCCATGGGCATTATGGTGGACGTTCGCACCGGCAAGCGCTTTACCAACGAACTGGCTGACCGTAAAGCCCGTGAAGATGCCATTCTGGCTCAGCGGGACGCCGACGGAAAACCGGTTTACCCCGTTTGCTTTACCAACCTTGAAGGCGCCAAGCAGGCGCAAAGCCTACCCGCCGCGCTTAAGTACAACGTGGCCTGGCAGTTCAACACGCTAAAAGAGCTGGCTGACCACTTTTCCATTCCCTATGACGGTCTGCAAAAAGAGGTGGACGCCTACAACCTAGCGGTCAAAAACGGCGGAGGTGACCCTCTGGGTAAAGACGTCAGCCGCGCGATTTCTCTGGCTGAAGGGCCCTACGTCGCGGTTCGCGTCTGGCCTAAGGTTCACTACACCATGGGTGGTGTACAAATCAACGCCAGCGGGCAGGTGCTTAACGCTCTGAACGGCGAGCCGATTGCCGGGCTTTACGCCGCCGGAGAAGTCACCGGTGGCCCACACGGTGCTAGCCGACTAGGCAGCTGCGCCATCGCCGACGGACTGGTGCTGGGCCGAGTTGCAGGCGCTCACGCTGCGACCCAAACCGCAACGCCTCTGTTTGACCTTAACGCCTGA